GAAGGGCCGTGAGCCGGGTGGCCTCCTCCGTGATCACCTTGGCCACGATGGCCTGGGCGGTCCGGCCCACATGTGGAGGTTCGCCCGCGAGCATCTCGTAGGTCACGCAGGCCAAAGAATACATGTCGGAGCGCGCATCCAGGTCACCCTCGCCGATAGCCTGCTCGGGACTCATGTACTTAGGTGTCCCGAGAGACATGCCTGTCTGGGTCAGTCGGCTTCCGCCCGCCGCGCTTACCGCGAGTGCGATGCCGAAGTCAGCCACCATCGCGTGACCGTCGTGAAGCAGGATGTTCTCTGGTTTGATGTCGCGATGTATGACATCGTGACGGTGGGCGTAGTCAAGCGCGCTCGCCACCGCCGTCGTGATCTCGAGGGCGTCACCGATCGGAAGCTGTTTTTCACGTATCAGCCTCTCTCTCAGCGACTCGCCTTCGACGAGGGGCATGACGTAGAAAAGGAAGCCGTCTGCCTGACCCGAGTCGAAAAGCGGCACGATATGCGGGTGGTGCAAGTTGGCCGTCGTCTTGATCTCGGCCAGGAACCGCTCGGCCCCGACGATGGCTGCGAGCTCCGGCTTCAGGACCTTCAGCGCGACCTTCCGCTCGTGCCGGAGGTCTTTGGCCAGATAGACGGTGGCCATGCCGCCGTGAGCGAGGTCACGCTCGATCGCGTAACGGCCCTGGAGAGCCGTGTTCAGGCGGGCGACGGGATCGGACATGGCAGACAAGATGCGTCTAAGACGTATGGGGCTGCAAGCGCCATGGGCCTGTCCCGTCCGTCCCGATCTCGGCTAGCGAGGGCGGTCCAGACCCGTCAAACAAGCCGATCTTTCGCCTCCCACATCGCTGGGCGTTCCTGAATCCAGGACCAGTTGCCCTTGATTTCTGATAGCGCGCCGCCGCTATTCAGGACCGAGAGGCGACGTAGAGACCGGGAGGAAGGAGTCAACGACGAATGGACCTGAGTAAGAATCGTAAAGACGATAGGGCATCGCTCTCACCGGGTGCGCTGCGACTCGCGGTGCTCTTGGCCGGTCTCGCATGCACGTCGGCCTTCGGCGCACCGGCTGTCGACGCGCAGTCGACCCCCCGACCCGGGCAGCAGGTCGTCCTCGTCACGGGCTCGACGAGCGGACTAGGGCGCGAGGTCGCGCGCAGACTCGGCGCGACGGGTGCTTTCGTCATCGTGCACGGCCGGAACCGTGAGCGGGGGATGGCGGTCGTCGAGGCGATCGAGAGCGAGGGCATCGGGAACGCCCGCTTCTACGCGGCAGACTTCTCATCGATCGACCAGATCCGGGAGTTCGGTGAGACGATCCTGCGCGACTACGACCGACTCGACGTGCTCGTCAACAACGCCGGTTTCGGAAGGGCGCCCGATGAACGGATGATCTCGCAGGACGGGCATGAGCTGCGTTTCCAGGTGAACCACCTCTCGCACTTCCTTCTCACACGGATGTTCTTACCTCGACTCCGCGCGAGCGCCCCCTCACGTATCGTCAACGTGTCGTCGGGTGCTCAGCAGGCGATCGATTTCGACGACGTGATGATCGAGAACAACTTCAGCGGTGGGCGCGCCTATTCTCAGAGCAAGCTCGCTCAGATCATGTTCACGTTCGACCTGGCCGAGGAGCTGGCGGGAACCGATGTGGTCGTGAACGCGCTACATCCGGCTACCTACATGGACACGGGCATGGTGAGGAGGGCGGGACTCACGCCGAGGGCCACCGTCGGCGAGGGGGCGGACGCGGTGATGCGGCTGATCACGTCACCCGACATCGGCAGTGGCGGCTACTTCAATCGCATGCGGCCCGCCCGCGCGAACGACCAGGCGTATGACGAGGAGGCTCGCAGAAAGCTCCGCAGGCTGAGTGAGGAGCTGACTGGGGCGCCCTGAGGACGTCCACCTCCGGACCCTGCCGATCAGACTCCGGACCCTGCCAATCAGAATGTCGTCCGGGAGGACGTCGTCCGGTTTTACGCGAGATCCGTGAACTCTACCGCAGTTCCGTGAAACGGTAGACGATCACGCCGCTGTCGGGGCGATTGTCGATATCGACGTAGCCGGTCTCGAGGAGTTCGTTGAGCGTGTTCTCGACCGCCTCGAAGCTGGCTCCCGTGGCGGCCACGCCCTCGGTAACGGAGAGCTCGCCCTTCAGTGCCATCGCGGCGTCGAGCAGTTGATGCTTGAGGGGTTTCTCGGGTGCTGTCGGAAGTGCGGCAGGCGAGTGCGCCATCCGGTTGAGTTCGGCCGCCCAGCGCGGATGTGGGAGGTAGCCCTCCCGGATATTGGCGTCCCGGACGAGCTTCTTCATCCTGAACAGGTCGACGATCGTGCCGATCCCGAAGAGTCCCAACGTGAGCAGCCAGAGGATGCCGGTTCCGTACTTCCCCAGGTAGATGCGGTGCAGGCCGGCGAGACTCAAGAAAGAGGCGCACCACAGCGCGTAGCCAACTCCCTCGCTGTACCCTCCACGATCCGGGTCAATCGGTTCCATTGGCTTCATCGCTTGCGCGGCAACTCCCTCGAGGGCGAACGTTTGTTGAGTATACGCATAGCGCCGTACGGGTATTCAGTGCTCAGGGATTCGCGAACCCCAGACCGCCGGCCGCGCCGTCATGGGCGGCACGAAACAGGATAACGTTTCTGTCCGGCAACACATACTTCTTCAACATATACTCCTCTCCGTCAACCTTTTGTCTTGCCGATCCTCGCCGTACAATACCCACTTGTCGTCCGCGACTGACCGCCACGAGGAGGCATCATGCGCGTGATCAGCTCAAGGACAGCGTTGCTCACACTCACCCTTACGCTCACGCTCGG
This window of the Gemmatimonadota bacterium genome carries:
- a CDS encoding SDR family oxidoreductase produces the protein MDLSKNRKDDRASLSPGALRLAVLLAGLACTSAFGAPAVDAQSTPRPGQQVVLVTGSTSGLGREVARRLGATGAFVIVHGRNRERGMAVVEAIESEGIGNARFYAADFSSIDQIREFGETILRDYDRLDVLVNNAGFGRAPDERMISQDGHELRFQVNHLSHFLLTRMFLPRLRASAPSRIVNVSSGAQQAIDFDDVMIENNFSGGRAYSQSKLAQIMFTFDLAEELAGTDVVVNALHPATYMDTGMVRRAGLTPRATVGEGADAVMRLITSPDIGSGGYFNRMRPARANDQAYDEEARRKLRRLSEELTGAP
- a CDS encoding TM2 domain-containing protein, whose amino-acid sequence is MEPIDPDRGGYSEGVGYALWCASFLSLAGLHRIYLGKYGTGILWLLTLGLFGIGTIVDLFRMKKLVRDANIREGYLPHPRWAAELNRMAHSPAALPTAPEKPLKHQLLDAAMALKGELSVTEGVAATGASFEAVENTLNELLETGYVDIDNRPDSGVIVYRFTELR